One genomic segment of Belonocnema kinseyi isolate 2016_QV_RU_SX_M_011 chromosome 2, B_treatae_v1, whole genome shotgun sequence includes these proteins:
- the LOC117182821 gene encoding zinc finger protein 257-like: protein MQEDDAFVLRLLFLRMVAFCGKSLSADSKSEVKTSTERIADEPYSCAITYICSGDNSATKTLIHYDVNDTLVIEDEFIEDQENRKDESKTSTGRLVNAPQSCTSTHISSDNKSAIKTLIEYDVDETLEIKEEIIQGKETTTGQKLNKTNESKFCTVYIREDDISQALPKRHTCEKCGRTYKTKYHMNYHQKFECGVMPQFSCDFCNQLFKRKSVMNAHVRRIHHKTKSKTLNYKCEKCSRSYNWLGSLTRHKTLVHAVEKPQFICDFCGHKSNRKCNLVKHITSRHSQTFKSRNKCDICSRNYLSLSGLYQHKRIEHAALKPQFNCAICDFKTKRKDYLSNHITAKHSDMS from the exons atgcaagaggacgatgcttttgttttaAGGCTACTTTTTCTCCGAATGGTAGCCTTCTGTGGTAAGTCACT GTCAGCGGATTCCAAGAGTGAAGTGAAGACATCAACAGAAAGAATAGCTGATGAACCATATTCTTGTGCAATTACTTATATTTGTTCGGGCGATAATTCTGCTACCAAGACTTTAATTCATTACGACGTTAACGATACTTTGGTAATCGAGGACGAATTTATTGAAG ATCAGGAGAATCGCAAAGATGAATCGAAGACATCAACAGGAAGGCTAGTTAATGCGCCACAGTCTTGTACATCTACTCATATTTCTTCTGACAATAAGTCTGCTATCAAGACATTGATTGAATATGACGTTGACGAGACTTTGGAAATCAAGGAAGAGATCATTCAAG gCAAAGAGACAACTACAGGCCAGAAACTAAATAAGACAAACGAGTCCAAATTTTGTACCGTATATATAAGAGAAGATGATATTTCGCAGGCTCTGCCAAAACGGCACACATGCGAAAAGTGTGGTCGAACCTATAAAACGAAATATCATATGAATTATCATCAAAAATTTGAATGCGGTGTTATGCCACAGTTCAGTTGTGATTTCTGCAACCAGCTATTTAAGCGGAAATCTGTCATGAATGCGCATGTACGTCGCATACATCACAAAACAAAGTCAAAGACATTGAATTATAAATGCGAAAAATGTTCTCGAAGTTACAATTGGCTAGGAAGTTTAACTCGGCATAAAACTTTAGTACATGCAGTAGAAAAACCACAATTCATTTGCGATTTTTGTGGACATAAGTCGAATAGGAAATGTAACTTGGTAAAACACATTACTTCACGACACTCGCAAACATTTAAATCAAGGAATAAATGTGACATATGCTCTCGAAATTATCTTTCGCTAAGTGGTTTATATCAACATAAACGCATAGAACACGCAGCACTCAAACCACAGTTTAATTGCGCTATTTGCGATTTTAAAACTAAACGGAAAGATTACTTGTCAAATCATATCACTGCAAAGCATTCTGATATGTCATAA
- the LOC117182822 gene encoding zinc finger protein 737-like, translated as MDIHIKSESKKSTGIQDTNPHSRTTTQTSSDNKSTNKTLIEYDNDETLDIKEGIIQVPETIAVNKGNKSNESIVCTVHMKKDDILGVEHKPENQKKQEIRETEQTKKHVCKTCARSYKNKQSLTYHRKFECGVMPQFSCKLCSKQFKRKYNMNEHIRREHYKTRHNCDECARSYKWPESLAEHKSLVHAAVKPQFVCDFCSYKFNKKVYLIKHMNVVHSGPLKHEKVELHFVCDFCTYKTYRKNSFVKHINCHHSQTFNLSHKCDKCSRSYFCLSALNRHRRKSHSQISQSSHTCGICSRNYHTESSLYQHKRREHGSLKPQFNCAFCAYKTNRKDYLSSHISRIH; from the exons ATgg ATATACATATCAAGAGTGAATCGAAGAAATCAACAGGAATACAGGATACTAACCCACATTCTCGTACAACTACACAAACTTCTTCTGACAATAAGTCTACTAACAAGACTTTAATTGAATACGACAATGATGAAACTTTGGATATCAAGGAAGGAATCATCCAAG ttCCAGAGACAATTGCAGTCAATAAAGGGAATAAATCAAATGAGTCTATAGTTTGCACTGTAcatatgaaaaaagatgatattttaggTGTAGAGCATAAACCGGAGAACCAAAAGAAGCAGGAAATTCGGGAAACAGAACAGACAAAGAAGCACGTATGCAAGACATGTGCTCGAAGCTATAAAAATAAACAGAGTTTGACTTATCATCGAAAATTCGAATGTGGCGTCATGCCACAGTTCAGTTGCAAACTGTGCAGCAAacaatttaaacgaaaatataataTGAATGAGCATATACGTCGCGAGCATTATAAGACAAGGCATAACTGCGACGAATGTGCGCGAAGTTACAAATGGCCAGAATCTTTAGCTGAACATAAAAGTTTAGTACATGCAGCAGTCAAACCACAATTTGTTTGCGATTTTTGCTCATATAAATTCAATAAGAAAGTGTATTTGATCAAGCACATGAATGTAGTCCACTCTGGCCCTTTGAAACACgaaaaagttgaactacattttGTTTGCGATTTTTGCACTTATAAAACATATCGGAAAAATAGCTTCGTAAAACACATTAATTGTCACCACTCACAGACATTTAATTTAAGCCATAAATGCGACAAATGTTCGCGAAGTTACTTTTGTTTAAGTGCTTTAAATAGACATAGGCGTAAAAGTCACTCACAAATTTCGCAATCTAGTCATACATGTGGCATATGCTCTCGAAATTATCATACGGAAAGTAGTTTATATCAACATAAACGTAGAGAACACGGATCACTCAAACCACAATTTAATTGTGCCTTTTGCGCTTATAAAACGAATCGCAAAGATTACTTGTCAAGTCATATTTCTcgtattcattga
- the LOC117168530 gene encoding zinc finger protein 718-like, whose translation MEYDVDETLEIKEEIIQDQEAITIQKRDKTNESKFCTVYVREDDILEIKPKPQTLKKQKMQESEQKHTCEKCGRTYKNKCHMNYHQKYLCGVMPQFSCKFCNKQFKRKSVMNAHVNRVHRSTNSKTVVFKHKCDKCSRSYNWLGDLVRHKRLVHALEKPQFICDFCGHRFNAKYHLVGHIVSLHSQTSKSRHECDKCARSYKWPKDLNRHKRLIHAAVKSQFICDFCGHKFDTKDHLVVHMTLHYTSQIDDSPKSTYKCDQCSRSYSYRRGLTEHKRLVHGEVKLQFTCDICGFKTKRKQYLSRHITSKHLNE comes from the exons ATGGAATACGACGTTGATGAGACTTTGGAAATCAAGGAAGAGATCATTCAAG atcAAGAGGCAATTACAATCCAGAAACGGGATAAAACAAACGAATCAAAATTTTGTACCGTATATGTAAGAGAAGATGATATTTTGGAGATTAAGCCGAAACCGCAGACTCTAAAGAAGCAAAAAATGCAGGAATCAGAACAGAAGCACACATGCGAAAAGTGTGGTCGAAcctataaaaataaatgtcataTGAATTATCATCAAAAATACTTATGCGGCGTTATGCCACAGTTCAGTTGTAAATTCTGCAACAAGCAATTTAAACGGAAATCTGTCATGAATGCCCATGTAAATCGTGTGCATCGCAGCACAAATTCAAAGACAGTGGTATTTAAGCATAAATGCGACAAATGTTCTCGAAGTTACAATTGGCTAGGAGATTTAGTTCGGCACAAACGTTTAGTACATGCACTAGAAAAACCACAATTTATTTGTGATTTTTGCGGACATAGATTTAATGCAAAATATCATTTGGTAGGGCACATTGTTTCCCTCCACTCACAGACATCGAAATCCAGACATGAATGTGACAAGTGCGCGCGAAGTTACAAGTGGCCAAAAGATTTGAATAGACACAAACGTTTAATACATGCAGCAGTCAAATCACAATTTATTTGCGATTTTTGCGGACATAAATTCGATACGAAAGATCATTTGGTAGTACACATGACTTTGCACTACACTAGCCAAATAGACGATTCACCTAAATCTACTTACAAATGCGACCAATGTTCTAGAAGCTACAGTTACAGACGTGGTTTGACTGAGCATAAACGTTTAGTACACGGAGAAGTTAAACTGCAATTTACTTGCGATATTTGCGGTTTCAAAACTAAACGCAAACAATACTTGTCTAGACATATTACTTCAAAACATCTTAATGAATAA
- the LOC117182820 gene encoding zinc finger protein 530-like, whose protein sequence is MYKKNFKSESKTSTERLVCELYCVTTTHTPADNKSAAKTLIEYDIDETLEIKEEIIEDQDTVTVQERNQTNELKLRTTNMRDDDILAVKCKLLGPKELENPKLKQEIKYSCKKCSRTYKKKFHMNYHQKFECGVIPQFSCKFCDKSFKRKYCMNVHVERVHLSASSKKSVIIPKCDKCARSYKSLRGLARHKRLVHAVDKPEFICDFCGYNSNTKCNLAKHMTSRHSQTLKYMHKCNKCACVYDCLENLSRHKLLVHAAVKPQFICDFCGFKFTSKYHLIDHITSLHSSLISDSPRSRYKCDKCFRSYRHARNLSQHNRLEHAEVKPQFTCDFCEYKTNRKNSLVKHMKCRHSRKSNFRHLI, encoded by the exons ATGT AtaagaagaatttcaaaagtgAATCGAAGACATCAACAGAAAGATTAGTGTGTGAGCTATATTGTGTTACAACTACTCATACGCCTGCTGACAATAAGTCTGCTGCCAAGACTTTAATTGAATACGACATTGATGAGACTTTGGAAATCAAGGAAGAGATCATTGAAG ATCAAGACACAGTTACAGTCCAGGAACGAAATCAAACAAATGAGTTAAAATTGCGTACCACTAATATGAGAGATGATGATATTTTGGCTGTCAAGTGCAAGCTGCTGGGGCCGAAAGAGctggaaaatccaaaattaaaacagGAAATAAAGTACTCATGCAAAAAGTGTAGTCGTAcctataagaaaaaatttcatatgaattatcatcaaaaatttgaatgtgGCGTTATTCCGCAGTTCAGTTGTAAATTCTGCGACAAATCATTTAAACGAAAATACTGCATGAATGTCCATGTAGAGCGCGTGCATCTCAGCGCAAGCTCAAAGAAGTCTGTAATTATACCTAAATGTGACAAATGTGCTCGAAGTTACAAATCGCTGAGAGGCTTAGCTCGACACAAACGTTTAGTACATGCAGTAGATAAACCAGAATTTATTTGCGATTTTTGTGGATATAACTCGAATACGAAATGTAACTTGGCAAAACACATGACTTCACGGCACTCACAGACATTAAAATACATGCATAAATGCAACAAATGTGCTTGCGTTTACGATTGTCTAGAAAATTTATCTCGGCACAAACTTTTAGTACATGCAGCAGTCAAACCACAATTTATTTGCGATTTTTGCGGATTCAAATTCACATCAAAATATCATTTGATAGATCACATAACTTCACTCCATTCTAGCTTGATAAGCGACTCACCAAGATCTCGTTATAAATGCGACAAATGTTTTCGAAGTTACAGACATGCGCGTAATTTGAGTCAACATAATCGTTTAGAACACGCAGAAGTTAAACCACAATTTACTTGCGATTTTTGCGAATATAAAACGAATCGGAAAAATAGCTTGGTAAAACACATGAAGTGTCGCCACTCACGGAAATCGAACTTTAGGCATTTAATCTAA